One window of the Microvirga mediterraneensis genome contains the following:
- a CDS encoding glycoside hydrolase family 113 produces the protein MPEIFEWEGITQPSYWGNQILAPNGQAAMSQIVATGANTVTIIPNFFQTDRLSYEIGLRLGDPTNIWDDESDTFERVKLSILSAKEKGLKVVLKPHLETVDRVWRAEIKPGGEATPGSGQFLKANEWFASYKTMMVEYARAAQAGGAEMLCIGTEMDSMINPLGVCSDGKTYTQKWEEIIAAVRAVYSGKITYAATYWTVKDVGFWDKVDYIGVDAYWAMTPKHAENDSTPYTTNVDQMVDALTKPHFNPWVRDNLHGGKSIVEWYKALSEQYGKKVIFTEVGYRSLDGSTVDPGVFGGRENDPPDFQEQVDAYTALFKVMENYGGQWLAGSLLWSYYSFANPMDPQSAGGANVPWTDYTTQHKPANAIVTANYSSPAYEMGLVWNGTASADKLDGGYHNDTLNGAGGNDALWGGAGHDRLNGGDGNDILTGGIGDDVLDGGAGDQDKAVFSGRRADYSVTKNQDGSFTFLDVRAGGDGRDIVSGVEAFQFSDGIVLSGNLNPSTDGGTGTDGGTGTNGLILIGTKKADKLVGGAKNDMLYGKLGKDVLAGGSGQDVFVFDTKPNVKTNVDKIVDFNVADDSIYLENKYFKVGSGTSSKPKQMASKSFYKGVKAHDADDRVIYDSKKGVLYYDPDGTGSAAQIKIATLSPKLKMTNKDFFVI, from the coding sequence ATGCCCGAGATATTCGAATGGGAAGGTATCACCCAACCGTCTTACTGGGGAAACCAGATCCTCGCGCCCAATGGCCAAGCCGCCATGTCCCAGATCGTGGCGACCGGCGCCAACACCGTCACGATCATTCCCAACTTCTTTCAGACGGATCGACTCAGCTACGAGATCGGTTTGAGGCTCGGTGATCCGACCAATATTTGGGACGACGAGAGCGACACATTCGAGCGGGTTAAGCTTTCCATCCTATCGGCCAAGGAAAAGGGGCTGAAGGTTGTGCTTAAGCCACACCTCGAAACCGTGGATCGGGTTTGGCGCGCAGAGATCAAGCCTGGAGGAGAAGCTACGCCTGGAAGTGGCCAATTTCTCAAAGCGAACGAATGGTTCGCCAGCTACAAAACCATGATGGTCGAATATGCCAGGGCGGCGCAGGCTGGCGGCGCGGAGATGCTCTGCATCGGCACCGAAATGGACAGCATGATCAACCCGCTGGGCGTCTGCAGCGATGGCAAGACATATACTCAGAAGTGGGAAGAGATCATAGCGGCTGTGCGTGCCGTTTACTCGGGCAAGATCACCTATGCGGCGACCTACTGGACGGTGAAGGATGTCGGGTTCTGGGACAAGGTCGATTACATCGGCGTCGATGCTTACTGGGCGATGACTCCCAAGCATGCGGAGAATGACTCGACGCCGTACACGACCAATGTCGACCAGATGGTGGACGCACTGACGAAGCCGCACTTCAACCCTTGGGTCCGGGATAACCTGCATGGAGGCAAGTCGATCGTCGAGTGGTACAAGGCTCTGTCTGAGCAGTACGGCAAAAAGGTGATCTTCACCGAGGTCGGCTACAGGAGTCTCGATGGGTCGACCGTTGATCCAGGCGTATTTGGCGGCAGGGAAAACGATCCACCGGATTTTCAGGAGCAGGTCGACGCCTATACGGCACTCTTCAAGGTCATGGAGAATTACGGCGGCCAATGGCTCGCCGGGTCATTGCTCTGGAGCTACTACTCCTTCGCAAATCCCATGGACCCTCAAAGCGCAGGAGGGGCAAACGTCCCATGGACGGACTACACCACGCAGCACAAGCCCGCCAACGCCATAGTGACGGCGAATTACTCGAGCCCGGCCTATGAGATGGGGCTCGTCTGGAACGGCACAGCCAGTGCCGACAAGCTCGATGGCGGCTATCACAACGATACGCTCAATGGAGCCGGCGGTAACGATGCGCTGTGGGGTGGCGCCGGGCACGACCGGCTCAATGGGGGCGACGGGAACGACATTCTGACCGGCGGGATCGGCGACGACGTGCTCGATGGCGGTGCGGGTGATCAGGACAAGGCTGTCTTCAGCGGCCGCCGTGCGGATTATAGCGTGACCAAGAACCAGGACGGTTCCTTCACCTTTCTGGATGTGCGAGCCGGTGGCGATGGGCGCGACATCGTCTCGGGAGTCGAAGCGTTCCAGTTCTCTGACGGAATTGTGCTGTCGGGAAATCTCAACCCATCCACAGATGGCGGTACAGGAACAGACGGTGGCACAGGAACGAACGGCCTGATTTTGATCGGCACCAAGAAAGCCGACAAGCTTGTCGGCGGCGCCAAGAACGACATGCTCTACGGCAAGCTTGGAAAGGATGTTCTGGCAGGCGGTTCAGGTCAGGACGTCTTCGTCTTCGACACCAAGCCGAACGTAAAAACGAATGTCGACAAGATCGTCGATTTCAATGTCGCGGACGATTCTATCTATCTTGAGAACAAGTACTTCAAGGTCGGCTCCGGTACATCGTCCAAGCCTAAGCAGATGGCGAGCAAGTCCTTCTACAAGGGCGTGAAGGCGCACGACGCGGACGACCGGGTCATCTACGACAGCAAGAAGGGTGTTCTGTATTACGATCCCGACGGCACCGGCAGCGCGGCGCAGATCAAGATCGCCACGCTCTCTCCTAAGCTGAAGATGACCAACAAGGATTTCTTCGTCATCTGA
- a CDS encoding MetQ/NlpA family ABC transporter substrate-binding protein — protein MSVFTRRSFLTATFAFGAFVAAALPAAAQQKSIKVGVMSGAEEEVAQVVKKVAAGKGLNVELVPFSDYALVNEALERKDLDANAFQHKPYLDAQIAARGYKIVPVGFTFVQPIGLYSTKVKAVSDLPKGAKIGIPNDPSNGGRALNLLAAEGVIKIKEGRGLSPSLLDIAENPKGIQFSELDAAQLPRALPDLDAAVINTDHAINAGLDIRKDTIAVEKREGNPYANFVAARQGDENRPEIKTFVASYQSPEVAKFLEERFKGAIIPAW, from the coding sequence ATGTCCGTTTTCACCCGCCGCAGCTTCCTGACCGCGACCTTCGCATTCGGCGCCTTCGTGGCCGCCGCCCTACCGGCTGCCGCCCAGCAGAAGAGCATCAAGGTCGGCGTCATGTCCGGTGCCGAGGAAGAGGTCGCGCAGGTCGTCAAGAAGGTAGCGGCCGGCAAGGGTCTGAACGTCGAGCTCGTCCCCTTCTCCGATTACGCCCTCGTCAACGAGGCGCTGGAGCGTAAGGACCTCGACGCCAACGCCTTCCAGCACAAGCCCTATCTCGACGCGCAGATCGCCGCCCGCGGCTACAAGATCGTCCCCGTGGGCTTCACCTTCGTCCAGCCCATCGGCCTGTATTCCACCAAGGTGAAGGCCGTATCCGACCTCCCGAAAGGCGCCAAGATCGGCATCCCGAACGATCCGAGCAACGGCGGCCGCGCCCTCAATCTTCTCGCCGCCGAGGGCGTGATCAAGATCAAGGAGGGCCGGGGCCTGTCTCCGAGCCTGCTCGACATCGCCGAGAACCCGAAGGGCATCCAGTTCTCCGAACTCGACGCCGCGCAGCTGCCCCGTGCCTTGCCCGATCTGGACGCGGCCGTGATCAACACCGACCATGCGATCAATGCGGGTCTCGATATCCGCAAGGACACGATCGCGGTCGAGAAGCGCGAGGGCAATCCTTACGCCAACTTCGTCGCGGCCCGTCAGGGCGACGAGAACCGCCCGGAGATCAAGACCTTCGTGGCATCCTATCAGTCGCCGGAAGTCGCCAAGTTCCTGGAAGAGCGCTTCAAGGGAGCCATTATCCCGGCGTGGTGA
- a CDS encoding PD40 domain-containing protein, whose translation MTLSFNLQSFARLTDTNLMSRVSTGSDGGQLTSNSLISLFSPDGHSIAFLNVDAASNYQVFIKDLQTGLTRLVSTNAAGGSGDGATYVTQFSDNGRFLVLLSTATNLVPGDTNGQVDVFIKDLVTGAVTRVSVAADGSQIAQGGSVGLGRSLTADGRFLVFSSREANLVGSDTNSSQDVFLKDLQTGAIRRVSTNSAGAQADSGGENATISADGRHVAFESNSTDLVAGGTDGGRYLFLKDLQTGATTRIDARLDGSNGGQSINARFSANGCYIVFESTGANLVSRDDNGTRDIFRKDLLTGAIIRVSTKADGTEAHGVSTIAAISPDGRYVTFASTASDLVAGDTNGKADFFRKDLVTGEIVRLSITPQGQEAIGGDSSYGSPSADGRYLTFTSAATNLVAGDTNGVFDIFVVDTALIPHRQAVLEGRYVEGKFQVGTASNVSIAWGDGTADILTPAGGEASFGHAYASAGSKNAVVTVSEGSLTWVRPYTVDIVTGQMSAAGMADSLTGGAAADTLVGDAFDSIIKGNGGNDRLSGDAGRDVLWGGAGNDTLAGGEGQDVFVFDLKPHKTSNFDKVADFNVKDDAIWLENKVFKIGKGTLSKPGKLSKNAFYKGAKAHDADDRIIYDHKKGVLYYDADGKGAAAPVKIASLPKNLKMMAADFFVI comes from the coding sequence ATGACATTGTCCTTCAATCTCCAATCCTTCGCGCGCTTGACGGACACCAATCTGATGTCCCGCGTCTCGACCGGATCGGACGGGGGACAGCTGACAAGTAACAGTCTCATCTCGTTGTTTAGTCCGGATGGGCATTCCATCGCATTCCTGAACGTTGATGCCGCAAGTAATTATCAAGTTTTCATCAAGGACCTGCAGACTGGCCTCACGCGATTGGTCTCAACGAATGCAGCAGGAGGATCGGGAGACGGTGCTACATACGTCACCCAATTCAGTGACAACGGGCGTTTTCTTGTTCTTCTCAGCACCGCAACCAATCTGGTCCCGGGCGATACCAATGGCCAAGTGGACGTCTTTATAAAGGATCTTGTAACGGGTGCCGTCACAAGGGTCTCGGTCGCCGCTGACGGCTCGCAAATCGCGCAAGGCGGGAGTGTGGGCCTGGGACGATCTCTGACCGCGGATGGCCGTTTCTTGGTCTTCTCTAGCAGAGAAGCAAACCTGGTCGGGTCTGACACGAACTCTTCCCAAGATGTGTTCTTGAAGGATCTTCAGACGGGCGCCATCCGCCGCGTGTCGACCAACTCCGCCGGAGCGCAAGCGGACTCAGGTGGCGAAAACGCGACCATTAGCGCCGATGGACGCCACGTGGCTTTCGAAAGCAATTCCACAGATCTTGTCGCCGGAGGCACGGATGGCGGTCGCTATCTCTTTCTGAAGGATCTCCAGACGGGTGCAACGACGCGGATCGACGCTCGGCTGGACGGAAGCAATGGCGGGCAGAGCATCAACGCACGTTTCAGCGCCAATGGATGCTACATCGTGTTTGAAAGTACCGGAGCCAACTTGGTGTCCCGTGACGACAACGGCACAAGGGACATTTTCCGGAAGGACCTGCTGACCGGCGCGATCATCCGAGTCTCGACGAAGGCGGACGGGACCGAGGCTCATGGAGTAAGCACTATTGCAGCCATCAGTCCGGATGGGCGCTATGTCACGTTTGCAAGCACTGCCTCCGATCTCGTTGCCGGCGACACGAACGGCAAAGCCGACTTCTTCCGCAAGGACCTTGTCACGGGTGAGATCGTTCGACTCTCCATCACGCCGCAAGGTCAGGAGGCGATAGGAGGCGATAGCAGCTATGGCAGCCCTAGCGCCGATGGCCGCTACCTCACATTCACCAGTGCAGCGACGAATCTCGTTGCCGGCGACACCAATGGAGTCTTCGACATTTTCGTCGTCGACACCGCGCTCATTCCGCATCGCCAAGCGGTTCTCGAAGGGCGCTATGTGGAGGGCAAGTTCCAGGTCGGCACGGCTTCAAATGTCAGCATCGCCTGGGGCGACGGCACGGCCGATATTCTGACACCTGCGGGAGGCGAGGCGTCGTTCGGGCACGCCTATGCCTCGGCCGGATCGAAGAATGCCGTCGTCACCGTGAGCGAAGGTTCCCTCACCTGGGTGCGGCCTTACACGGTGGATATCGTCACGGGACAGATGAGCGCGGCCGGGATGGCCGATAGCCTGACCGGCGGCGCGGCGGCGGACACCCTCGTCGGCGATGCCTTCGATAGCATCATCAAGGGCAATGGCGGCAACGATAGGCTCTCCGGTGATGCGGGTCGCGACGTCCTTTGGGGTGGCGCGGGTAACGATACGCTGGCAGGAGGGGAGGGCCAGGATGTGTTCGTGTTCGATCTGAAGCCGCACAAGACTTCCAACTTCGACAAGGTTGCCGACTTCAACGTGAAGGACGATGCGATCTGGCTCGAGAACAAAGTGTTCAAGATCGGCAAAGGTACGCTTTCGAAGCCCGGAAAGCTCAGCAAAAACGCCTTCTACAAGGGCGCGAAGGCGCACGATGCGGATGACCGCATCATTTACGACCATAAGAAGGGTGTGCTCTATTACGATGCGGATGGAAAAGGCGCTGCAGCGCCCGTCAAGATCGCCTCTCTGCCGAAGAATCTGAAGATGATGGCAGCGGACTTCTTCGTGATCTAA
- a CDS encoding 4-(cytidine 5'-diphospho)-2-C-methyl-D-erythritol kinase, which produces MPQPLATRAPAKINLTLHVLGRRADGYHDLESLVAFAGTGDDLRLEPGEGLALEVGGPTAPLAGNDADNLVLKAARLLADRVEGLQLGTFHLTKRLPVAAGIGGGSSDAAAALRLLARLNGLPLSHPAVREAARLTGADVPVCLEPRARMMRGVGEDLGEPLNLPHLFAVLVNPRVPVETPAVFKALGLQPGERLSGAGHPLVEWGSLLDTLKTARNDLEPPALRVQPLIGEALDLLRQTAGCRLARMSGSGATVFGLYEDCKTAAEAAKDIRRARPEWWVKDTNLR; this is translated from the coding sequence ATGCCCCAGCCGCTCGCCACCCGCGCTCCCGCCAAGATCAATCTGACGCTCCATGTGCTCGGGCGCCGGGCCGACGGTTATCATGACCTGGAAAGCCTCGTGGCTTTCGCGGGCACGGGGGACGATCTGCGGTTGGAGCCGGGGGAGGGGCTGGCGCTCGAAGTCGGTGGTCCGACGGCCCCTCTGGCAGGAAATGATGCCGACAACCTCGTCCTGAAGGCCGCACGCCTTCTGGCGGATCGTGTGGAGGGCCTGCAACTCGGCACCTTCCACCTGACGAAGCGCCTGCCGGTGGCCGCCGGGATCGGGGGCGGCTCCTCGGATGCGGCCGCCGCCCTGCGGCTCCTGGCCCGGCTGAACGGCCTGCCGCTGTCTCATCCAGCCGTGCGCGAGGCTGCCCGCCTGACCGGTGCCGACGTGCCGGTCTGCCTGGAGCCGAGGGCGCGCATGATGCGTGGGGTAGGTGAGGATCTCGGAGAACCGCTGAACCTGCCGCACCTGTTCGCCGTACTGGTCAATCCACGTGTGCCGGTGGAGACGCCAGCGGTGTTCAAGGCTCTCGGGCTCCAGCCCGGAGAGCGTCTTTCGGGAGCTGGACACCCGCTCGTCGAGTGGGGTTCGCTCCTCGACACGCTGAAGACCGCGCGCAACGATCTCGAACCGCCCGCGCTGCGCGTTCAGCCCCTGATCGGCGAAGCGCTCGATCTGCTCCGGCAGACCGCAGGTTGCCGTCTGGCGCGCATGTCCGGTTCAGGCGCGACGGTTTTCGGGCTCTATGAGGACTGCAAGACCGCCGCCGAGGCGGCGAAGGACATCAGGCGCGCACGGCCCGAATGGTGGGTGAAGGACACTAACTTGCGCTGA
- a CDS encoding tetratricopeptide repeat protein produces MPILKLPLARKGLPALMLLAAGLLTAPAVAANTAQDEPLTPAQSLEGNFLSAYVAGSARDTEAATIFFREAIQEDPRNQELLERAFVAFLANGSMSEAVRAAERLSAQDASNNLAQFALAVRSMKSQKYADARSRLSKGTRGRQADLTATLLTAWTYAGSKDGKQALATVDKLKNERAFDQFREYHAALIADVVGNPAEAEKRFKAAYESERNTLQVVDAYGRFLAKRGRKDEALKIYKAFDEVAPRHPIVRAAMKSLEEDKPLLPLVTNAQDGAAELLYGLGVVGNTQGDELTAIIYLRLGLDLKPDHPLALVTLGDVYERLKQYDKANVIFERIPKESPVRPSADISIGHNFELMGRGDDAIAHLEKLMKERPDDVEVVMALGNVQRSRKKFAEAAETYDKAIKLIGQPERGHWILYFYRGTSYERAKQWDKAEADLKKSLELVPDGLPAGKAQVMNYLAYSWVDQNMNIDEAFKMLTKAVELAPRDGMIIDSLGWAYYRMGRYDDAVRELEKAVELKPGDPTINDHLGDAYWKVGRKLEAKFQWDHAKNSDPEHEELVKILKKIDNGLEEDPKPAAAENAPPPQPEAPKQNGG; encoded by the coding sequence GTGCCCATTTTGAAACTGCCTTTGGCCCGTAAGGGTCTGCCTGCATTGATGCTTTTGGCGGCCGGCCTTCTGACGGCCCCGGCCGTCGCGGCCAACACGGCCCAGGACGAGCCCCTGACGCCGGCCCAGAGCCTGGAGGGCAACTTCCTGTCCGCCTACGTGGCGGGGTCCGCGCGGGATACCGAGGCGGCGACCATCTTCTTCCGCGAGGCGATCCAGGAGGATCCCCGCAACCAGGAGCTTCTGGAGCGGGCCTTCGTGGCCTTCCTGGCCAACGGCTCCATGAGCGAGGCCGTGCGCGCGGCCGAGCGGCTCTCGGCGCAGGATGCCTCCAACAACCTGGCGCAGTTCGCTCTCGCTGTCCGCTCCATGAAGAGCCAGAAATACGCCGATGCGCGCAGCCGCCTGTCGAAGGGGACGCGCGGGCGTCAGGCCGACCTGACGGCGACGCTGCTCACGGCCTGGACCTATGCCGGCTCCAAGGACGGCAAACAGGCCCTCGCCACCGTCGACAAGCTCAAGAACGAGCGCGCTTTCGACCAGTTCAGGGAGTATCACGCGGCGCTCATCGCCGATGTGGTGGGCAATCCCGCCGAGGCCGAGAAGCGCTTCAAGGCGGCCTATGAGAGCGAGCGCAACACCCTGCAGGTGGTCGACGCCTATGGCCGCTTCCTGGCCAAGCGCGGCCGCAAGGACGAGGCGCTGAAGATCTACAAGGCCTTCGACGAGGTGGCGCCGCGCCATCCGATCGTCCGCGCCGCCATGAAGTCGCTCGAGGAAGACAAGCCTCTCCTGCCGCTCGTCACCAATGCCCAGGACGGCGCGGCGGAGCTGCTCTACGGCCTCGGTGTCGTCGGCAACACGCAAGGGGACGAGCTGACCGCCATCATCTACCTGCGGCTCGGCCTCGATCTGAAGCCCGATCATCCGCTGGCCCTCGTCACCCTCGGCGACGTCTACGAGCGCCTGAAGCAATACGACAAGGCCAATGTGATCTTCGAGCGCATTCCCAAGGAATCGCCCGTCCGGCCGAGCGCCGATATCTCCATCGGGCATAATTTCGAGCTCATGGGGCGCGGCGATGACGCCATCGCCCACCTCGAAAAGCTCATGAAGGAGCGCCCGGACGACGTGGAAGTCGTCATGGCGCTGGGCAACGTGCAGCGCTCGCGCAAGAAGTTTGCGGAAGCCGCCGAGACCTACGACAAGGCCATCAAGCTGATCGGCCAGCCGGAGCGCGGCCACTGGATCCTCTACTTCTATCGCGGCACGTCCTATGAGCGCGCGAAGCAGTGGGACAAGGCCGAAGCCGACCTGAAGAAGTCCCTGGAACTCGTTCCCGACGGACTTCCGGCCGGCAAGGCGCAGGTGATGAACTATCTCGCCTATTCCTGGGTCGACCAGAACATGAACATCGACGAAGCCTTCAAGATGCTCACGAAGGCCGTCGAGCTCGCGCCCCGCGACGGCATGATCATCGACTCGCTCGGCTGGGCCTATTACCGCATGGGCCGTTACGACGACGCCGTGCGCGAGCTGGAAAAGGCCGTCGAGCTGAAGCCCGGCGATCCGACCATCAACGACCACCTGGGCGATGCTTATTGGAAGGTCGGCCGCAAGCTCGAGGCGAAGTTCCAGTGGGACCACGCCAAGAACTCGGATCCCGAGCACGAGGAGCTGGTGAAGATCCTCAAGAAGATCGACAACGGTCTCGAAGAGGACCCTAAGCCCGCCGCCGCCGAGAACGCGCCTCCGCCGCAGCCGGAAGCGCCGAAGCAGAACGGCGGCTAG
- a CDS encoding electron transfer flavoprotein-ubiquinone oxidoreductase — MSDLPARESMEFDVVVVGAGPAGLATAIRLKQQALEQGADISVVVVEKGSEVGAHILSGAVIDPIGLDALLPEWRQDPDRPLKTEVTADEFMYLGHAGGVTLPNLFMPKLMNNHGNFVGSLGNVARYLGRKAEELGVEIYPGFPASEVLVEDGKVVGVATGDMGISRNGEPNANFTRGMELRAKYTIFGEGARGSLTKQMVERFGLNQGRDHQKYGIGIKELWQVQPDKFQAGLVRHSMGWPLPNNAGGGSWLYHFDDNLVSVGFVVHLNYKNPTLSPFEEFQRFKTHPMVRDVFEGAKRIGYGARAIMEGGWQSVPRLSFPGGCLVGDSAGFVNVPRIKGSHNAVLSGMLCADHVFAALQAGRAHDEVAAYEESWRASPIGYDLKRVRNVKPLWSKYGTAAGVALGGLDMWLTEIFGWSPFGTMKHGKPDHECLLPLDQVKPIKYDKPDGVLTFDKLSSVFLSNTNHEEDQPVHLKVKDMGLQKASEHDVYGGPSQRYCPAGVYEWVEGEGGARYQINAQNCVHCKTCDIKDPNQNITWVTPEGGGGPNYVNM; from the coding sequence ATGTCCGATCTGCCCGCCCGTGAATCGATGGAGTTCGACGTCGTCGTCGTGGGCGCGGGTCCTGCCGGCCTGGCGACCGCCATCCGGCTCAAGCAGCAGGCGCTGGAGCAGGGCGCGGACATCTCGGTGGTCGTGGTCGAGAAGGGCTCCGAGGTCGGAGCCCACATCCTCTCGGGCGCGGTGATCGACCCCATCGGCCTCGATGCCCTCCTGCCGGAATGGCGCCAGGATCCCGACCGCCCGCTCAAGACGGAAGTGACCGCCGACGAGTTCATGTATCTGGGACACGCCGGCGGCGTGACGCTGCCCAACCTGTTCATGCCCAAGCTCATGAACAACCACGGCAACTTCGTCGGTTCGCTCGGTAACGTCGCCCGCTATCTCGGCCGCAAGGCGGAGGAACTCGGCGTCGAGATCTATCCCGGCTTCCCCGCCTCAGAGGTGCTGGTCGAGGACGGCAAGGTGGTGGGCGTCGCCACCGGCGACATGGGCATCAGCCGCAACGGCGAGCCCAACGCCAACTTCACCCGCGGCATGGAGCTGCGCGCCAAGTACACGATCTTCGGCGAGGGGGCGCGGGGCTCGCTGACCAAGCAGATGGTCGAGCGCTTCGGCCTGAACCAGGGCCGCGACCACCAGAAATACGGCATCGGCATCAAGGAGCTCTGGCAGGTCCAGCCCGACAAGTTCCAAGCGGGCCTCGTGCGCCATTCCATGGGCTGGCCTTTGCCGAACAATGCCGGCGGCGGCTCCTGGCTCTACCATTTCGACGACAACCTCGTGTCGGTCGGCTTCGTGGTCCACCTCAACTACAAGAACCCGACCCTGTCGCCCTTCGAGGAGTTCCAGCGCTTCAAGACGCACCCGATGGTGCGCGACGTGTTCGAGGGCGCCAAGCGCATCGGCTACGGGGCACGCGCCATCATGGAGGGCGGCTGGCAATCGGTGCCGCGCCTCTCGTTCCCTGGCGGCTGTCTGGTGGGCGATTCCGCCGGCTTCGTGAACGTGCCGCGCATCAAGGGCAGCCACAACGCCGTCCTGTCGGGCATGCTCTGCGCCGACCACGTCTTCGCTGCCCTGCAGGCGGGCCGCGCCCATGACGAGGTCGCGGCCTATGAGGAATCCTGGCGCGCCTCGCCGATCGGCTACGACCTCAAGCGCGTACGCAACGTCAAGCCGCTCTGGTCCAAATACGGCACGGCGGCCGGCGTGGCGCTGGGCGGGCTCGACATGTGGCTGACGGAGATCTTCGGCTGGTCGCCCTTCGGCACGATGAAGCACGGCAAGCCCGACCACGAGTGCCTGCTGCCGCTCGATCAGGTCAAGCCGATCAAGTACGACAAGCCCGACGGGGTACTGACCTTCGACAAGCTGTCCTCGGTGTTTTTGTCCAACACCAACCATGAGGAGGATCAGCCGGTCCATCTCAAGGTCAAGGACATGGGACTGCAGAAGGCCTCCGAGCACGACGTCTATGGCGGGCCGTCGCAGCGCTACTGCCCGGCGGGCGTCTACGAATGGGTCGAGGGCGAGGGCGGTGCGCGCTACCAGATCAACGCCCAGAACTGCGTCCACTGCAAGACCTGCGATATCAAGGACCCGAACCAGAACATCACCTGGGTTACCCCCGAAGGCGGCGGCGGGCCGAACTACGTCAATATGTGA
- a CDS encoding methylated-DNA--[protein]-cysteine S-methyltransferase: protein MRDHSSGPTMFYTLFETSIGLCGLAWNARGVIGFQLPEDDASTTRRRLTKRFPGIVEVPPPPDIQGIITDVAALLRGEARDLTAVPLDMDDVPEFDRRVYEVARGIPPGRVLTYGEIASQLGINNARAIGQALGRNPFAVIVPCHRVVAANGGLGGFSANGGATTKRRLLAIEGARRDESPTLFDLIS from the coding sequence ATGCGGGATCACTCCTCAGGCCCTACGATGTTCTATACGCTCTTCGAGACCTCCATCGGGCTCTGCGGCCTCGCCTGGAACGCGCGTGGCGTGATCGGCTTCCAGCTTCCCGAGGACGATGCCTCCACAACCCGCAGACGGCTCACGAAGAGGTTTCCCGGGATCGTCGAAGTCCCGCCGCCACCGGATATCCAAGGCATCATCACGGACGTGGCCGCCCTGCTGCGGGGGGAAGCGCGCGATCTGACGGCCGTTCCTCTGGACATGGACGACGTGCCGGAGTTCGACCGCCGCGTCTATGAGGTCGCCCGTGGCATCCCGCCTGGACGTGTCCTGACTTACGGAGAGATCGCGTCCCAGCTCGGCATCAACAACGCCCGGGCGATCGGCCAGGCGCTCGGGCGCAACCCGTTCGCGGTCATCGTGCCGTGCCATCGGGTCGTCGCTGCGAACGGCGGGCTTGGCGGCTTCTCGGCCAATGGCGGCGCCACGACCAAGCGCCGCCTCCTCGCCATCGAGGGCGCCAGACGCGACGAGAGCCCGACGCTGTTCGACCTGATCTCGTAG
- a CDS encoding uracil-DNA glycosylase, giving the protein MQDLPSDRDALQALLDFHVEAGADLALDETPHNRFVEPKTERAPAKATAQASASKASPASSAPSPRALPKAAASAPEEVAIMAREQARHAQSLEELEAILAGFDGCALKFSAKNLAFADGNPEGRVMLVGEAPGADEDRIGKPFMGRSGQLLDRMLATIGLDRTQVYVANIVPWRPPGNRTPTPQEIAICKPFIARQIELASPEIVLCLGGPAAQNLLGLKDGILRTRGRWYTYKTEDGREMKALPTLHPAYLLRQPLQKRLGWRDFQALRRALDGRE; this is encoded by the coding sequence ATGCAGGATCTCCCTTCCGACCGCGACGCTCTCCAGGCGCTCCTCGACTTCCATGTCGAGGCGGGCGCGGACCTCGCGCTCGACGAGACCCCGCACAACCGCTTTGTCGAACCCAAGACCGAGCGCGCTCCGGCCAAGGCTACAGCTCAGGCTTCCGCTTCCAAGGCGTCTCCCGCTTCCTCCGCCCCCTCCCCCCGCGCCCTGCCGAAAGCAGCCGCGAGCGCTCCGGAAGAGGTGGCGATCATGGCCCGGGAGCAGGCGCGGCATGCGCAATCCCTGGAGGAGCTGGAGGCCATTCTCGCGGGCTTCGACGGCTGCGCCCTGAAGTTCTCGGCCAAGAACCTTGCCTTCGCGGACGGCAACCCGGAAGGGCGCGTCATGCTGGTCGGAGAGGCGCCCGGCGCGGACGAGGACCGGATCGGCAAGCCGTTCATGGGCCGCTCCGGCCAGCTGCTCGACCGCATGCTCGCGACCATCGGGCTCGACCGCACCCAGGTCTATGTCGCCAACATCGTGCCCTGGCGCCCGCCGGGCAACCGCACCCCGACCCCGCAGGAAATCGCCATCTGCAAGCCGTTCATCGCGCGGCAGATCGAGCTGGCTTCCCCCGAGATCGTGCTCTGTCTCGGCGGACCCGCCGCCCAGAACCTGCTCGGCCTCAAGGATGGGATTCTGCGCACGCGCGGCCGCTGGTATACTTACAAGACTGAGGATGGGCGGGAGATGAAGGCCTTGCCGACCCTGCATCCGGCCTATCTGCTGCGCCAGCCCCTGCAGAAGCGGCTCGGCTGGCGGGATTTCCAGGCTCTGCGCCGAGCTCTCGACGGACGGGAGTAA